The nucleotide window CGGTCTTAATAGACCAAAGTTTTGATTTCAGATTTCGTGTTAATATTCTTAAAACAACGAAATTTAGTTGCATTTTCTCGTGGCCTGGAATTGTTAGGACGTTTGATATCTTTAGGGTCGATAGGGACGATAGTTCAACAAGTAAGTGTGGAATATGCAGTGAATGTATTTGGAACATATCGGAGTCAGGTCCATGTCGTATTAGACGTGATGGAGGCTCTCCTTGCTGTTTTCCATGGTCTTCTTAAccatatcaaaatatttatccTTACTTCTTTCATATGAAGGAAAATAAACTATTTCATATATACAACAAATAAAGATTTTTTAGAGAAGATATAAATAAACATTTCTACTATAtcaatcttttttaaaattgtttgaaaTGGTTGACCCATATTTGTCACTTTTCTCTTCTAATAATTGTTAGTTTTCATATACCCATGACATTTCATTCTGTTTGTTTATGTTCTCTCTAAGTCCGAAACGAGATTTAATGATGTTTGTGGTGGATCTACAAAGCTATGTACAACAATCATGAACCGTTCaaaggaaagaaaaataaaataaaataaagagacTTTGTAGATCCACcacaaatatttatacataagAGTATCTTGTATTTTGTGAGAATACAATAGGAAAATGGagcttttaaaaataattccaaaattttattgtatatccatatatatatatatatatatatatatatatatatattccatttTCACATTATGGAGCTCTATAAAGTTGTGATACACGATAAATGTCCATTAGGATAAATATCAGAACCTACTAAATGTGCAAACCTTACAGTATGGTCTCAACAATGCATGATAGATTCTGTTTAACCAAATTAAGTTAATTAAAGAAGAAAAGGTTACCCAAAAATTCCaacaaagataaataaaaataaagagtgTTGTGTGAAATACGAATGTTTCTATTTCCATATACTTTGTCTTTAGAAACCTTGAACTCAAAGAATCAAGTATGCGATGCCTAAGGGTTTGATCTCATTCCTCTTCCTTCCACTCTCACGACAAAGCATCcaatatttttctttcatttttacCTCCTCTTTCTTATTTCGTTTGTCTTTCTTTCAGTGGTTCACTTGCTTGTAGAGAAGAATCTTTGTATACATATCTAGCCATAGATCTTGACACATGTCTATTAATATACAAAGAAAGCTAGTTACTTCCTTTTCCTTCTGTGCACAGCTTCATTTATTTTGCATGTTAATTAGTCCTTTGATTTCCATATGTCCCGTATTCAATTTGAAATAGATTATCCAACAACAAGAAAATACATTATGGAAATTTCTCTAGTAAATTAAACATGTCAATTTAACAAAGCGTAAGAAGTTATAATTAAGGCtgattataaacttttataaaagaTCATCAATTCTAACTTAAAACTGTTAAATGAAAACAAAGTGTattatgttttcaaaagttTCAAAGGATCATCAGTGGTGACATATCCATGTTGAATATctcatgaaaaatattaatatttttaatctttaattaagtaattaaacttttaaaagGTGAACCAATTAAAAGTGACAATTCCTGCAATAGGATCTAAGAAACTTATAGAGAAATTGGGACATATACATACacataacaatatttataattaagtgAGTAACCATAAGAAAAAGTAGATGGTACGATATTGTCTGTATTTTCTATATAATGATGAAACTATAATGCGCATGTAATAGTTCTGTTGTGGCattatattctatatatttataGTCTAATATAGTATAAAGATGTATTGTAATCTAGTATAAACATGTAATTTATGCTGTATAGAATAGTGaactatctatcttattaaaattattaagaagTCTATCATTAAATATTCTTCTCTTttcctattttttaaaatcatttccTAAATCgattattaattaaaacaatTACTTAATTACACTTTAATGCGACTAGAAAACTGCATAATATTAgttttaacaatttattatatttttgtcaaattaaacaaccataaaacataaattcaatatgataaatttttgtacaaacaaaaatttaacatgataaatttaatacataattttatacttataatcaatttttgattcataaaataaaatgttaggagttaccagtttggtttacagagtctacaTGATTTTGTTTATGTTGCTGACAAAAACAAATGTGAGGATGCatgagttatattttaaaatatggatGATACAATTACCGGtttataatacaaaataaaattacactatataaaatattaatttttttgtttagaatattaaataattattaagtacatgtaaattttgaaaatttatattatcatttataaaaaataaatatttattaataaaaatattaaaattaaacctCCGTTCTGGTGCTCGGATCAAGCTCTAGTTAAGTTTTAATTCTAGTGTATATCATTTGTGGCAGATGTCAGGCGTAACTTGTTGTTGTCACGAGTATATCGTAACGGATTagagcctctctctctctctctctctctctctctctctctctctctctctctctctctctctctctctctctctctctttatgcGCCTCTTAGACCATCTTCAAtggtaggggtgggcgttctggtatccattcgggttcgggtcgggtattttagatttttgggtatttcagTATAGAGGTGTcaaacccgttcgggtatttatgtacttcgggtcgggttcgaatatttttagttcgggtttGGTTATTTtagatcgggttcggatatttagatattgaaaaaacaaaattaatttttttcatttctcaaatttcttgtatttaaaaatataactttcacttaactaattttttttatttttaatagattgaatggttaatagatttgaatataacattttgaaactaaaatacgttaatttggttattgtttttaaattttggatgtaactttttgttaattcttgaaataaaaaatttgacatgtattttaagtgagtagcaaatcattttctccataattgtatgtatatcatatgaacttaaaatatgtgtagtatcaatataaatattttatataaaatgagagatgtaaactagaaatataaggttaattatacatatgttcggttattttcggatatccattcgggttcggatattacccgttcgggttcggatatccaatctctcctaattcaatacccgtttgGATATTCTGATACTTCGGTTGGGatttcggtttgggtttttcGGATGCCACTTCGGAATGCCCACCCCTATTCAATTGTTCActttattttcaatttaaaatagagtaactctattatagaataactctattatagagtggaGTTATACttcaatggtactctattttatagtgtaaaatagagtgatgaagaaagaaaaaataacttACGTAAActcattttttactctattatagagtataaaatagagtaccattggagtaCTTTTATACTAAACtctatttaaaaatgaaaaacaaagtgATACCGGAGATGCCTTTATCCATCAAAAATCATTCAGAGGGGGAGAAACTAATTAGAGGCGTCGGATTCTCGTCGGCGAAAGACTCTGGCTTAGACTCTGGCAATTGGTGGCTCCTTTAGCACCTTTTGGCCGGCTTTGTTTCTGGCGTCACCTCGTTCTTCTACGGTGGTGTCGGCTAGCACCAGTCCCGGTTTTTTCCGGTGATTTTTGTTCAATCGCTTCTTTACTCCTCTCTAATAGTTTCAGTTGGGTCATTCATCATCGGAGTCTCTTCTTTTCTTCCTTTCATCCTTCCCGGCTTTGGAAGTGCAAGATCTGATGTCTGATGTTATTTGATTGATTTGGGAGATTGATACTAGTTTATCATTCCACAGATTGaagtgttgttttttttgttaatgataTGGCGGCTTTGGTTTTCTGGTGATGTTGGCTTCTCCGATTCGGTCTCCGCCATCAGCTTGTTGAAGCTTTGCGGTTTTCTAGTGGTGTCGGGGTTTCCGCCGACATTCTCTGAGTCGATATGTTTGGACGGTGGGATTTGTCCTTTCTTGGCACGTGTCTTTTTTCCTGCTCAAATGTACACATGTTCTCAAGACTTGTAGATTTGTCTTTCCTTCCGCTTTTAAAGGCTTGGTCTGGGCCTTCCTTCTTATGGGCCATAGCTTTGTTTATTATGTTATGAGGCCTAGTTCAATGGAGTTTGATCTTTTCAGAGGGTGTAGCGTTAGGTTCATTTAGCATCGGTACCGGCTTTTTCCATCACTGATCTTCTCTCTGATGTTGTTTGGCCTTGGTTCTTGGTTCATCTTTTCCGCTTTGCTGTTCTGAGTTCTCAGGCCTAGGGCTGGGCAAAAAACCTGGatccgaagaaccgaaccgaacctgaTCCGAAAAAGTAGTACTGTACCGAACCTGAaacgaaattgattaaatttccgaacgggttcaaaattttggtatccaaagaaccgaaaccgaacctgACCCAAACCAAAGTATCTCGGGTACCCGAATGTAaccgaaatagatttatatacctaaatatattacttatttttagatttaatatatattaaatacatccaaaaatataatatacttttaagttgtctaaaatacttgaatatatacataaatagtcaaaagtaaatgtctaaaatagctaaaatatattcaaaacaccaaaatgcttaaaatatctattgattttctatccaaatattcaaatcaacccaatttatatgttaattttagatattttgacatatattatacaaatttatatgtaatatattattttgttttatagattttgagaaattttaagcatataatgaatattaaaattttaaaaataatttaaaatgtattatCCGAACCTGAACCGAATCCGCAAAGATCCGCAtcgaatccgaaccgaaatttagAAATACCGAAATGGGGCTGAAATCTTTAAGCCCAAAAATCCGAAACCCGAttagatccgaaccgaaccagaacccgaacgcccacccctactaaggTCGGTGAGTTTGGCAAGGTTTCGTTCTGGGTTTTGTTTTTCAGACGTGTTATTGCTGCGATGCATCTACTAGCTCTTTTCTACGACTATTGGTCTTGGTTCGGGTTCTTGGCATGGCAGTGATATTGATCTTCAGGTCTTCTCTTGCGAGGAGGTACCCGGTCTTTAGTCTGTAGATACTGGGACTGGTGTGTGAGTGGAGTGGTCTTGAGAGTGACTTTAGACAGCGGATTTGATTGAATCCTTTCGAATTATGGCTTATCCCTTGAGTAGTTTGGTCCTTCCTTGTCGTATGTTGTGTAAGTCTTAATTAACTTTTTGTCTCCCATCTTTGGGCTTTGTCTCGCAAATATTATGTTTTGCTGGTTTGTCTCCTTTTTTATCTTTGGACCTTTGTCTTTGATGTATTCTCTGAGTTATTGTTTAACTCAGTTGACTAATAAAATTCAGatgtcaaataaaaaaaaaacttgttgtCGGGAAGATATAAGAAGAATTGATGAATGTTATTTATTTGCTCCAAGTGGAAGTCGTGTACATTTCATCCGTTAGTGAGGATGGGGCTCGACCAACTGTTAAACCAGCCTTGATTGCGTGTCTACATGGGATTTTCAGTAGGTCGTATTTCCCACATGAGCAGGTTCTTCTATCCAAATCAACCAGGCAGTCGATTGTATCTCCACGAACCAAAAAACGGTACTCATCAACTGGCTGAACCAGAAACGTTTTACCCTTATTAATCCGCCTGTCTATCTTTTTCTCGATGGCAATAGTTAATGGTTTTGTGTGCTTCCTGCTTCGTGTGCGCCGTTCGAAGAACCAACGGGTCAGCATTTCTCTGATGCTATCCAACAAAGGAATGACTGGATACTCTCTTGGTGTGCGCAAAGCAGAGTTTATTGATTCAGCTGGGTTAGTCGTTCTGATGTCATACCTGAATCCTGGAAACTGACAGCGAGCCCACTTTGTAACATCTGCATCTGTTAAATATTTTCCAATAGCTGGACTAATATTGCAGACAGCTTGGAATCGCTTCTGAAAATCAATGACTCTATAAGCTTTAGAAGCTTTTGCAATCAATCCAGCCAGTCCTTTTCCTCTGTAATGTGTGACCACATTATTCAACAAATGGTGGATGCAAATTCCATGATGAGAAAGAGGATACACATTCTCTATTGCCTTACAAAGTGAGGTATTTCTGTCTGACACAAAAGCTAGAGAATGCTCGTCCGCAATAACAACCTTTAGCTGTCTCATAAACCAATCCCATGAACGATCATTTTCTGAGTCCACAACCGCAAACGCAACAGGATACAAGTTAGAGTTTCCATCTAAAGCGGTCGCAGCAAGTAAGACCCCTTTGTATTTGCTCTTCAAAAATGTCCCATCTACCACAAGAACTTGTCGCATGGCTGTCTGAAAACCTCGTACTGATTGGCCAAACGAAACGAAGAGAAATCTGAATCTACCATCAACACCGGTTTCATAAAACGTATGCGTTCCTGGATTAGCTTCTCTCAGCATGTGCAAGTACTTTGGAATTTTTCCAAAACTCTTCTCTGGAATACCTCTAACCATGCTAATTGCAAACTCCCGAGCATCCCATGCTAAGGACTTAGATATCTCACATCCATGTTCCATCCTCATAATCTGTATGACATCATTTGTTTTGGGACCTTCTTTCACACCATCATACCTATGCATTATTAGACTGCCAATTGTCTTTGCAGAAGCTGTCCGACCACCATTATTCATACTCGACGCAGCGCATGTATGATCCGCCACATATTTTTTGATGAT belongs to Brassica rapa cultivar Chiifu-401-42 chromosome A07, CAAS_Brap_v3.01, whole genome shotgun sequence and includes:
- the LOC103829202 gene encoding S-protein homolog 5-like, whose amino-acid sequence is MASSTNIHFIFVLITFLIILRTSLSYEHISTVDGILPFSPKHVVVTNKLVAQFGLLVHCTSQETDLGVISVLIDQSFDFRFRVNILKTTKFSCIFSWPGIVRTFDIFRVDRDDSSTSKCGICSECIWNISESGPCRIRRDGGSPCCFPWSS
- the LOC103829815 gene encoding uncharacterized protein LOC103829815, coding for MELIGSIDCPQVIIESDRQVKNFLTYVRGKTSTRLCVSTSPISGNNSNIGVDNEKSSSPIREQGGPSSFPPRADSVRSSESSKDVEDNSNSNANKEDDVLAIKAKEDDNEKSVRFSLVDVVKRGETFQNKTMLKATTEMSAMTHNFDYKVVKSDRNLWYIRCKYNPCKWSVRAEGLSGSTYFIIKKYVADHTCAASSMNNGGRTASAKTIGSLIMHRYDGVKEGPKTNDVIQIMRMEHGCEISKSLAWDAREFAISMVRGIPEKSFGKIPKYLHMLREANPGTHTFYETGVDGRFRFLFVSFGQSVRGFQTAMRQVLVVDGTFLKSKYKGVLLAATALDGNSNLYPVAFAVVDSENDRSWDWFMRQLKVVIADEHSLAFVSDRNTSLCKAIENVYPLSHHGICIHHLLNNVVTHYRGKGLAGLIAKASKAYRVIDFQKRFQAVCNISPAIGKYLTDADVTKWARCQFPGFRYDIRTTNPAESINSALRTPREYPVIPLLDSIREMLTRWFFERRTRSRKHTKPLTIAIEKKIDRRINKGKTFLVQPVDEYRFLVRGDTIDCLVDLDRRTCSCGKYDLLKIPCRHAIKAGLTVGRAPSSLTDEMYTTSTWSK